The nucleotide sequence GATTTTGATTTTGTAAATGAGAATATTGTTTCTCTTCTTTCTCAATTTATTGTGTTAAAAAGTCAATCTAAATTTAAACATGCTCTTGTTTTGGAAATGGACTTAAAAAATTTTCTTATTGGACAAAAAGGAGAACAAGAGATTGATTTAGAACTTTGGGCTTATGGAAAAATTCTAACAAATAATTTGAAAGAGAGTAAAAAAACAAAAGTTTTAAAAGAAAACATTTCAAATAATTTTACAAAGAAACTAGGAAGCAAATTATTGAAATTGCAATCTCCAGCAAAGAAAGATAAGTTCGAGTTTGAAAAGTTTGTTTTAAAAATTGAGAATGAAAAAGACAGAGTTTTAAAAATTATTGAAAACTCTTTAAAAATCTAAAAAAGATTATTTTGTCGGATTTCTCCGACAAGGATTAAAATATCAGTGCATCGTCTCGAATTTCATTTGTCTCTTTTATTGGAGGCTTTGAAACATCTGTAAAATTTTCTATAACTCCATTAAATTCAAAAGTTCTAACACCTGCGGGTTTGTCAAATCTTCTTTTTATGTATGGTTTCATTTTAACCAACTCTTTATAGAATTCACCAGCAACTGGAGCTGCCATTGAACCTCCACCCGCACCTCTTAAAATAGGTGTATTATCATCATTCCCAAACCAAACATGCAGTTGATAAGTTGGTGTAAAGCTGTTGAACCAAACATCTTTTCCATCGTCGGTTGTTCCAGTTTTCCCAGCAATATCAAGACCATTAACTCTTGCTCGTTTTCCAGTTCCACTATTGCTATTGACTGCATTTCTCATAATATCTAAAACTAGGTAATTTTGCTCTGGAGAAACAATTTTTTTTGTTTTGGTGGTCTCTTCAAAAATAATAAATCCATTTTTATTTGAAACCTCTTTTATCAGTTTCAAGCTATGTTGTTTGCCTCCATTTGAGAGCATTGTATATTTTTCAGCAAGTTCATACATTGAAGTAGCATAACTTCCAAGTGCAGTTGATAAGTTACTCGGCATATCTTTGAAGCCATATTCAATTAAATCTTTATGTACATTTGAAGCACCAACCATTCTAACCATGTTGATAGTTGCGAGATTTTTTGATTTCATAAGTGCCTCTCGAAGAGTTATAACTCCCTTTACCTTTTTTGTATAGTTTTTTGGCTTCCAATACTCATCTTCACCTTTTTCATTAGAGTATTTAAAAGTTCTTTCTATATCGTATAAAAGAGTTGCACCAGACAGCCCCATATTTATAGTGCTTTGGTAAAAAAACGGTTTTATACTACTTCCAACCTGACGAAAGCCTTGGGTAACTCTATTGAATTTACTATCTTTATACGAAACACCACCAAGCATTGCAAGAACTTCACCACTATTTTGCTGAATAAGAATAGAAGCACCATTTAGCTTATTTATAATATTCTCGTCAACTTTTCGTCGTTCCTGTTTTTCAGTAATATTTTTATGTCCATTTTGAAGAGCAGTTCTTAAAATTTCTTGTAATTGAAGATCTATGGTTGTATTGATTCGATAACCATTTGTTCTTAAATCAGGCAAGTTTTTACCAATTCTTCGATAAATCTCATCAATAACATATGGAGCTACATTTTGTGTCTTTGTGCTACGAAAAACTTTTGGTTCTTCTACAATGGCATCATCAAATTCAACTTTTGTAATCCAATTTAAACCCTCATACATTCTAGTAACAACCCTATTTGCTCGACCAATTGAGTATTCATAATTTCTTGTTGGGTCGTAGAATGAAGGAGCTTTTATTAGTCCAATAAGAATTGCAATCTCTTTCATTGAGAGTGCATCA is from Thiovulum sp. ES and encodes:
- a CDS encoding penicillin-binding protein, 1A family (PFAM: Penicillin binding protein transpeptidase domain; Transglycosylase~TIGRFAM: penicillin-binding protein, 1A family~IMG reference gene:2508611246_SP); amino-acid sequence: MIKKTILLSIVILISTSIVFFSLKFYREVAKKTADILQYKMEISSEVFDRNGDKIANFVGKEYRLYVKFEDIPPKVIEALLSIEDTAFFEHNGINLEAIFRAVFKDLYAMKMVEGASTITQQFVRNTVLTKDKTLLRKLKEVILSLEIEKHLSKEQILERYLNVIYFGRGYYGIRTASKGYFHKELDALSMKEIAILIGLIKAPSFYDPTRNYEYSIGRANRVVTRMYEGLNWITKVEFDDAIVEEPKVFRSTKTQNVAPYVIDEIYRRIGKNLPDLRTNGYRINTTIDLQLQEILRTALQNGHKNITEKQERRKVDENIINKLNGASILIQQNSGEVLAMLGGVSYKDSKFNRVTQGFRQVGSSIKPFFYQSTINMGLSGATLLYDIERTFKYSNEKGEDEYWKPKNYTKKVKGVITLREALMKSKNLATINMVRMVGASNVHKDLIEYGFKDMPSNLSTALGSYATSMYELAEKYTMLSNGGKQHSLKLIKEVSNKNGFIIFEETTKTKKIVSPEQNYLVLDIMRNAVNSNSGTGKRARVNGLDIAGKTGTTDDGKDVWFNSFTPTYQLHVWFGNDDNTPILRGAGGGSMAAPVAGEFYKELVKMKPYIKRRFDKPAGVRTFEFNGVIENFTDVSKPPIKETNEIRDDALIF